From the Cryptomeria japonica chromosome 2, Sugi_1.0, whole genome shotgun sequence genome, one window contains:
- the LOC131042083 gene encoding blue copper protein translates to MAVRIAAMAALLVLCASYHYAEATDYTVGDAQQWGFGANYTTWASSKTFLVGDTLVFIYANGAHDVLEVQKSAYDSCATSNPTKQYTDGNTRISLTSSGTRYFICGITGHCSGGMKVAVTVSAGTSTTPTTPAAPSPSTKTAPGPTSAGHVSQLKDVLVLLFGSLFMSLILA, encoded by the exons ATGGCAGTTCGGATTGCAGCAATGGCGGCTCTATTGGTTTTGTGTGCATCTTATCATTATGCAGAGGCCACCGACTACACGGTGGGAGACGCCCAGCAATGGGGTTTTGGTGCAAATTATACCACTTGGGCTTCCTCAAAAACATTCCTTGTGGGCGACACCTTAG TGTTCATCTATGCAAATGGAGCACATGACGTGTTGGAGGTGCAGAAGTCGGCTTATGATTCGTGCGCTACAAGTAACCCAACGAAGCAGTACACAGATGGAAACACAAGAATTTCACTGACAAGCAGTGGGACAAGGTATTTCATCTGTGGAATTACAGGCCACTGTAGTGGTGGTATGAAGGTGGCAGTCACCGTTTCAGCCGGTACTTCCACCACTCCCACCACTCCCGCCGCCCCATCTCCCTCAACTAAGACTGCGCCAGGACCTACCAGTGCAGGACACGTGTCACAGTTGAAGGATGTGTTGGTCTTGCTGTTTGGCTCTCTTTTTATGTCTCTCATCTTGGCTTAA